One Hordeum vulgare subsp. vulgare chromosome 4H, MorexV3_pseudomolecules_assembly, whole genome shotgun sequence DNA window includes the following coding sequences:
- the LOC123449861 gene encoding beta-amylase 2, chloroplastic-like, translating into MALNLTHQTGAAAITAAPAPGARAAVFAASAAAGATASQSLRMQTQVVEPAQPQAPEMFQAMAPDQQQLQDAEHPDVRGEEARKVGVPVFVMMPLDTVRKDGSALNRRKAVQASMAALKSAGAAGIMVDVWWGIAESEGPGQYNFAGYIELMEMAKKAGLKVQAVMSFHQCGGNVGDSVTIPLPKWALEEMDKDQDLAYTDRSGRRNYEYISLGADALPALKGRTPVQCYADFMRAFRDHLAPYMGNTICEIQVGMGPAGELRYPSYPESNGTWSFPGIGEFQCYDRYMRSSLKAAAEAVGRPEWGNAGPEDSGTYNQWPEDTGFFRREGGWNTDYGQFFMSWYSQMLLEHGERILSACSSVFTGTPGVKVSVKVAGIHWHYGTRSHAPELTAGYYNTRNHDGYLPIARMLGRHGAVLNFTCVEMRNHEQPQDAQCMPEALVQQVANAAKDAGVGLAGENALPRYDETAHDQVIATAAEKAEEDRMVAFTYLRMGPDLFQPDNWRRFAAFVKRMTETGVRDVCREQVEREAQSVAHATQGVVQEAAVALTN; encoded by the exons aTGGCACTCAACCTGACCCACCAGACCGGCGCGGCGGCCATCACGGCCGCACCGGCGCCGGGCGCGCGCGCGGCGGTGTTCGCGGCCTCGGCCGCCGCCGGCGCCACGGCGTCGCAGAGCCTGAGGATGCAGACGCAGGTGGTGGAGCCCGCGCAGCCGCAGGCGCCGGAGATGTTCCAGGCCATGGCGCCCGACCAGCAGCAGCTGCAGGACGCGGAGCACCCGGAcgtgcgcggcgaggaggcgcgcAAGGTGGGCGTGCCGGTGTTCGTGATGATGCCGCTGGACACGGTGCGCAAGGACGGCAGCGCGCTGAACCGGCGCAAGGCCGTGCAGGCGTCCATGGCGGCGCTCAAGAGCGCCGGCGCCGCGGGCATCATGGTGGACGTGTGGTGGGGCATCGCCGAGAGCGAAGGCCCCGGCCAGTACAACTTCGCCGGCTACATCGAGCTCATGGAGATGGCCAAGAAGGCCGGGCTCAAGGTGCAGGCCGTCATGTCTTTCCACCAGTGCGGCGGCAACGTCGGAGACTCAGTCAC CATACCACTTCCGAAATGGGCATTGGAGGAGATGGACAAGGACCAGGACCTGGCGTACACGGACCGGAGCGGTCGCCGCAACTACGAGTACATCTCGCTGGGCGCGGACGCGCTCCCGGCCCTCAAGGGCCGCACCCCGGTCCAGTGCTACGCCGACTTCATGCGCGCCTTCCGCGACCACCTCGCCCCCTACATGGGCAACACCATCTGCGAGATCCAGGTCGGCATGGgccccgccggcgagctccgctACCCCTCCTACCCGGAGAGCAACGGCACCTGGTCCTTCCCCGGCATCGGCGAGTTCCAGTGCTACGACCGCTACATGCGCTCCAGCCTCAAGGCCGCCGCCGAGGCCGTGGGGAGGCCCGAGTGGGGCAACGCCGGCCCCGAGGACTCGGGCACCTACAACCAGTGGCCGGAGGACACCGGCTTCTTCCGCCGCGAGGGCGGCTGGAACACCGACTACGGCcagttcttcatgagctggtactcCCAGATGCTCCTCGAGCACGGCGAGCGCATCCTCTCCGCCTGTTCCTCCGTCTTCACCGGCACCCCAGGGGTCAAGGTCTCCGTCAAGGTGGCCGGCATCCACTGGCACTACGGCACCCGCTCCCACGCGCCCGAGCTCACCGCCGGCTACTACAACACCAGGAACCACGACGGCTACCTGCCCATCGCGCGCATGCTCGGCCGCCACGGCGCCGTGCTCAACTTCACCTGCGTCGAGATGCGCAACCACGAGCAGCCGCAGGACGCGCAGTGCATGCCCGAGGCGCTCGTGCAGCAGGTCGCCAACGCAGCCAAGGACGCCGGCGTGGGGCTCGCCGGGGAGAACGCCCTGCCCAGGTACGACGAGACGGCGCACGACCAGGTGATCGCCACCGCCGCCGAGAAGGCCGAGGAGGACCGCATGGTGGCCTTCACCTACCTCCGCATGGGCCCCGACCTCTTCCAGCCCGACAACTGGCGCCGCTTCGCCGCCTTCGTCAAGCGCATGACGGAGACCGGCGTGAGGGACGTGTGCCGGGAGCAGGTGGAGCGCGAGGCACAGAGCGTCGCCCACGCCACACAGGGCGTCGTCCAGGAGGCCGCCGTCGCCCTCACCAACTAA